Proteins co-encoded in one Verrucomicrobiia bacterium genomic window:
- a CDS encoding EamA family transporter, producing MSGSLHLVPPLVAAVVFAFGNLLQKRAFQEGAGLMPAFALNHVALGLTFLPMLAWGEVPRPGTALWHPVLAGTAFFTGSVLGLLALRGGDVSVVTPLLGTKVILVAALSTLVFRVPLGAGHLAAAGLTTLGVLVMGFSDRRPGRGTGRSTVLALLCSLCFAVCDTLIQQWAGPFGIPTFIPMLFGTLAVLSMVVVLGTGREAIRVPRAALPWLLAASAAAVIQAVLITVSIAVWRDATGVNVVYALRGLWGLALVWCLGHRFGNTERADAGGRRMGWRLAGAGLILMAVLLALNSGGPPDSRPFPSLPENPHGP from the coding sequence ATGAGCGGCTCCCTCCACCTGGTGCCACCGCTGGTGGCGGCCGTGGTCTTCGCCTTTGGCAACCTCCTGCAAAAGCGGGCCTTCCAGGAGGGCGCCGGGCTGATGCCCGCTTTTGCGCTGAACCATGTGGCCCTTGGCCTCACCTTTCTGCCCATGCTGGCCTGGGGGGAAGTCCCCCGTCCGGGAACCGCACTATGGCATCCGGTCCTTGCCGGAACGGCATTCTTCACGGGATCAGTGCTCGGTCTGCTCGCGCTGCGCGGAGGCGACGTGTCGGTGGTCACCCCCCTCCTCGGCACCAAGGTGATCCTGGTGGCAGCCCTCTCCACACTCGTCTTCCGCGTGCCCCTCGGGGCCGGACACCTCGCGGCCGCGGGCCTGACCACGCTCGGCGTCCTCGTGATGGGATTCAGCGATCGCCGGCCCGGACGGGGCACCGGACGCAGCACCGTGCTGGCGCTGCTCTGTTCGCTGTGCTTCGCGGTTTGCGACACGCTGATCCAGCAGTGGGCCGGCCCCTTCGGCATCCCCACGTTCATCCCCATGCTCTTCGGCACCCTCGCGGTTCTTTCGATGGTGGTGGTGCTCGGGACCGGACGTGAGGCCATCCGCGTTCCCCGGGCCGCCCTCCCGTGGCTGCTCGCGGCTTCCGCCGCCGCCGTCATCCAGGCCGTGCTGATCACGGTCAGCATCGCCGTCTGGCGCGACGCCACGGGGGTCAATGTCGTCTATGCCCTTCGCGGCTTGTGGGGTCTGGCGCTCGTCTGGTGCCTTGGCCACCGATTCGGCAATACCGAGCGGGCGGACGCCGGTGGACGCCGGATGGGTTGGCGGCTGGCGGGCGCGGGACTGATCCTGATGGCAGTCCTCCTCGCTCTGAACTCTGGCGGTCCGCCGGATTCCCGGCCGTTTCCTTCGTTGCCGGAGAACCCCCACGGACCCTAG
- a CDS encoding UDP-N-acetylglucosamine diphosphorylase, translated as MYETSGLFDLNQTDHAAIFEGCTRPWEVLAKLGNYIRGRVRPGKQLHRVMGTVHLGDQVEIGEGTVLEAGVMIVGPAIIGKNCVLRHNAYLRENCLIGDDCVIGNSCEVKNSMLFNGAQVPHFNYVGDCVLGYKAHLGAGAALSNLKLDGSNVWVEGENGHPVDTGLRKFGALLGDHTDIGCNAVLNPGSVIGRHSMVYPNLSWRGYLPANMIAKHKAKPDVVVLRPREY; from the coding sequence ATGTACGAAACCTCCGGCCTGTTCGATCTCAACCAGACGGACCATGCCGCAATTTTCGAGGGGTGCACCCGTCCCTGGGAAGTGCTGGCGAAGCTCGGGAACTACATCCGCGGCCGGGTCCGGCCGGGCAAGCAGCTTCATCGGGTGATGGGGACGGTGCATCTGGGGGATCAGGTGGAAATCGGGGAGGGCACGGTGCTGGAGGCCGGGGTGATGATCGTCGGCCCGGCCATCATCGGAAAAAACTGTGTGCTGCGGCACAATGCCTATCTCCGGGAGAACTGCCTCATTGGCGACGACTGCGTGATCGGGAATTCCTGCGAGGTGAAGAACTCCATGCTGTTCAATGGTGCCCAAGTGCCGCACTTCAACTATGTGGGGGACTGCGTCCTTGGTTACAAGGCGCATCTCGGTGCGGGCGCGGCCCTGTCCAATCTCAAGCTCGACGGCTCCAATGTCTGGGTCGAGGGGGAGAACGGGCATCCGGTGGACACCGGCCTTCGGAAATTTGGCGCGCTGCTGGGCGACCATACCGACATCGGGTGCAACGCGGTGTTGAACCCCGGGTCGGTGATCGGACGCCACTCGATGGTCTATCCGAACCTCTCCTGGCGTGGGTATCTGCCCGCCAACATGATCGCCAAGCACAAGGCGAAGCCGGACGTCGTGGTCCTGCGGCCGCGGGAGTACTGA
- a CDS encoding alginate export family protein, with product MPEAMTRAVFIPRALAVLAAFSFPGRPSVHAQEFRPFITRAAGANRVSDRPEYARLLQETARTNGWTGLESADWLDAGIQSRLRYEIRDNDYRIPGQPDDDALLTQNLVYLGVRRILDPLRFAAEFEDARRVTGDRDPLPNEVNETDLLQGHADLYFENVVDGQSLTLMAGRMAFDAVDRRLIARNRFRNAISAFDGFRVRLGRDRSPWEVDAFAVRPVDRDPDGWDWHSGNSWLYGVTGYWRVGSPEVQVEPFWLLLSQDAQPGVSIQRQLHTFGFHAFGAWDSRKWDYDVSIAGQVGRSRNMPHRAWASHFETGYTWDASWRPRLGWWLNYASGDRDPGDGTQQRFDPLFGANFAFYGFSGYFSWQNIVDPAMRFSIQPALPLRAELIYRSFWLASDQDAWVRGLRLDPTGDSGSFVGQELDVRVTYTPIRWVEFEVVYAHFFPGSFVAATGPDPQSNFTYLQAILRF from the coding sequence ATGCCCGAAGCGATGACACGCGCGGTCTTCATTCCACGGGCCCTGGCGGTGCTGGCAGCGTTTTCGTTCCCCGGACGGCCCTCCGTCCACGCGCAGGAGTTTCGACCCTTCATCACCCGCGCTGCAGGGGCCAATCGCGTCTCGGACCGGCCGGAATACGCCCGGCTGCTGCAGGAGACCGCGCGCACCAACGGCTGGACGGGCCTGGAGTCCGCGGACTGGCTTGATGCGGGAATTCAGTCCCGCCTGCGCTATGAAATTCGCGACAACGATTACCGGATCCCGGGCCAGCCCGACGACGATGCGCTCCTCACCCAGAACCTCGTGTACCTCGGGGTCCGCAGGATTCTTGATCCGCTCCGATTCGCCGCGGAGTTCGAGGACGCCCGCCGGGTGACCGGGGATCGCGACCCGTTGCCCAACGAAGTGAATGAGACCGACCTGCTCCAGGGACATGCAGACCTCTATTTTGAGAACGTGGTGGACGGTCAGTCCCTGACCTTGATGGCGGGCCGGATGGCCTTTGACGCCGTGGACCGGCGGCTGATCGCCCGCAACCGGTTCCGCAATGCCATCAGCGCCTTCGATGGATTCCGGGTGCGCCTCGGACGTGACCGGAGCCCGTGGGAGGTGGACGCCTTTGCCGTGCGTCCTGTGGATCGGGACCCGGACGGCTGGGACTGGCACTCGGGCAACAGCTGGCTGTACGGGGTGACCGGCTACTGGCGCGTCGGTTCGCCGGAGGTCCAGGTCGAGCCCTTCTGGCTCCTGTTGAGCCAGGACGCGCAGCCCGGGGTCTCGATTCAGCGGCAGCTCCACACGTTCGGATTCCATGCCTTCGGCGCCTGGGACTCCAGAAAGTGGGACTACGACGTCAGCATTGCGGGACAGGTGGGCCGGTCCCGCAACATGCCCCATCGGGCCTGGGCATCCCACTTCGAGACCGGTTACACGTGGGACGCCTCATGGCGTCCGCGTCTTGGATGGTGGTTGAACTACGCCAGCGGCGACCGGGACCCGGGGGACGGAACCCAGCAGCGTTTCGATCCGCTCTTTGGTGCGAACTTCGCCTTCTACGGTTTCAGCGGCTATTTTTCGTGGCAAAACATCGTGGATCCCGCGATGCGGTTCAGCATCCAGCCCGCCCTGCCGCTGCGTGCCGAGCTGATCTACCGCTCGTTCTGGCTGGCCAGCGACCAGGATGCCTGGGTGCGAGGGCTCCGGCTTGATCCCACGGGCGATAGTGGATCCTTTGTGGGGCAGGAACTGGACGTCCGGGTGACGTACACACCCATCCGGTGGGTGGAGTTCGAGGTGGTCTATGCGCACTTCTTCCCCGGTTCCTTTGTGGCGGCCACGGGGCCGGATCCCCAAAGCAATTTCACCTACCTCCAGGCAATCCTTCGATTTTGA
- a CDS encoding ATP-dependent DNA helicase has translation MLLSAEDAAAPDLVQQVGGIFSETGLFSQARNFEYRPQQQAMAMAVARALTRREHLVVEAGTGVGKSFAYLVPAILFAVAQKRKAVISTHTINLQEQLTEKDLPLLQKVLPVEFQFAMLKGRQNYLCTRRLEKALQQADSLFTSPETSELRRIQEWAATTTDGSLSDFPEEPDPKVWEHVCSERGLCTPKKCGYASDRVRSGNVCFFQRARQRILGADVLVLNHTLFFTLLGGVEEELPEGVLFRNDFVIFDEAHTVEQVAARHIGVSVSSGGVRYALQRLWNPRTEKGLLATLRVGEPVRAVAEVLEQTDDFFGRIEDSCEQLARTARPDRPGALPESSAGALPGRAWRELRIRRPDLVEDTVTLSLQRLRERLMELVQSADDRESAEELQEALRRLSELRTAVQTFLRQDAEDHVYWVERTGRSQRVLSLNAAPVDVAVYLRERLFGANTSVVMTSATLGIHGGQTAAGQPAEGPAGASPALRYFARRVGGEAARGLQVGSPFDYQRQMRLFVAGKMPDPRDPGYEDALVHWIEHFIGRSAGKAFVLFTNTRLMQQVAGRMAEFFERAGLACFVQGTGMPRTAMLEKFKEDVDSVLFGTDSFWQGVDVPGEALSNVIITRLPFAVPDHPLIEARLERIEARGGNAFSEFSLPEAILKFRQGVGRLIRTRDDSGMVVVLDNRVLVKRYGRQFLDAIPKCPVEVV, from the coding sequence ATGCTGCTTTCGGCTGAAGACGCCGCCGCGCCCGACCTGGTCCAACAGGTCGGCGGGATTTTTTCGGAAACGGGCCTGTTTTCCCAGGCCCGCAATTTTGAGTACCGCCCGCAGCAGCAGGCCATGGCCATGGCCGTGGCGCGAGCCCTCACCCGACGCGAACACTTGGTGGTCGAGGCCGGCACCGGTGTGGGCAAGAGCTTCGCCTATCTGGTTCCGGCCATCCTGTTCGCCGTGGCGCAAAAGCGGAAAGCCGTCATCTCCACCCATACCATCAACCTCCAGGAACAGCTCACCGAGAAGGATCTGCCGTTGCTCCAGAAGGTCCTTCCGGTGGAGTTCCAGTTCGCCATGCTCAAGGGGCGCCAGAATTACCTGTGCACCCGTCGCCTGGAGAAGGCGCTGCAGCAGGCCGATTCGCTGTTCACCTCGCCCGAAACCTCGGAATTGCGGCGCATTCAGGAATGGGCGGCGACCACCACTGACGGCTCCCTGAGCGACTTCCCTGAGGAACCGGATCCGAAGGTGTGGGAACACGTGTGCTCCGAGCGCGGCCTTTGCACCCCGAAGAAATGCGGGTACGCCAGCGACCGGGTCCGCTCCGGCAACGTCTGCTTCTTCCAGCGCGCACGCCAGCGGATCCTCGGTGCCGATGTTCTCGTGCTGAACCACACCCTCTTTTTCACCCTGCTGGGCGGGGTCGAGGAGGAGCTCCCCGAAGGGGTCCTGTTCCGCAACGACTTTGTCATCTTCGACGAGGCGCACACCGTCGAGCAGGTCGCGGCCCGCCATATCGGGGTCAGTGTCAGCAGCGGGGGCGTCCGGTACGCCCTCCAGCGCCTGTGGAACCCCCGCACCGAGAAGGGCCTTCTCGCGACCCTGCGCGTGGGCGAACCGGTGCGCGCCGTCGCGGAGGTGCTGGAGCAGACGGACGACTTCTTCGGACGGATCGAGGATTCGTGCGAGCAGTTGGCCCGGACGGCGCGGCCGGACCGTCCGGGAGCCCTCCCGGAATCGTCAGCGGGCGCGCTGCCCGGTCGCGCCTGGCGGGAGTTGCGCATCCGGCGCCCGGACCTTGTCGAAGACACCGTGACGCTGTCCCTGCAGCGGCTGCGCGAGCGCCTGATGGAGCTGGTCCAGTCCGCCGACGACCGGGAGTCGGCGGAAGAGCTCCAGGAGGCGCTGCGGCGCCTGTCGGAGCTGCGCACGGCGGTGCAGACGTTCCTGAGGCAGGATGCCGAGGATCATGTGTACTGGGTTGAGCGCACCGGACGGTCCCAGCGGGTTCTTTCGCTGAACGCGGCGCCGGTGGACGTCGCGGTGTACCTGCGCGAGCGGTTGTTCGGGGCCAACACCAGTGTGGTGATGACCAGCGCAACCCTTGGCATTCACGGGGGCCAAACGGCGGCTGGACAACCGGCCGAAGGCCCTGCGGGGGCGTCCCCGGCGCTTCGATACTTCGCCCGGCGGGTGGGCGGCGAGGCTGCCCGGGGGCTTCAGGTGGGTTCCCCGTTCGATTACCAGCGACAGATGCGCCTTTTCGTGGCCGGCAAAATGCCGGATCCGCGTGATCCTGGATATGAGGATGCCCTGGTCCACTGGATCGAGCACTTCATCGGCCGCTCGGCAGGCAAGGCCTTTGTGTTGTTCACCAACACCCGCCTGATGCAGCAGGTGGCCGGCCGGATGGCGGAGTTCTTCGAGCGGGCCGGGCTGGCGTGCTTTGTGCAGGGCACCGGCATGCCCCGCACGGCGATGCTGGAGAAATTCAAGGAGGACGTGGATTCCGTGCTCTTTGGCACCGACTCGTTCTGGCAGGGGGTGGACGTGCCGGGGGAGGCGCTGAGCAACGTGATCATCACACGGCTGCCGTTTGCCGTCCCGGATCATCCGCTCATCGAGGCGCGCCTGGAGCGGATCGAGGCGCGCGGCGGGAATGCCTTTTCCGAGTTCAGCCTGCCGGAGGCGATCCTCAAGTTTCGCCAGGGCGTCGGACGCCTGATCCGCACCCGGGACGATTCCGGCATGGTGGTGGTGCTGGACAACCGCGTGCTGGTCAAGCGGTACGGCCGGCAGTTTCTCGACGCGATCCCGAAGTGCCCGGTGGAGGTGGTTTGA
- the folB gene encoding dihydroneopterin aldolase, whose protein sequence is MDTIIISDLEVQYCVGVPDEERAAPQRLLLSVELDHDFTRAAASDDLTHTLNYDAVCRRLRELGEGRNWRLIETLAVEIAELLRREFRAARVRVMIKKFIIPGTRYVAVRIERGPLRPPETPRQRVMRQIGGVPGGLR, encoded by the coding sequence ATGGATACCATCATCATCTCCGATCTCGAGGTGCAGTATTGCGTCGGCGTACCCGACGAGGAACGGGCTGCTCCCCAGCGCCTGCTGCTGTCGGTGGAACTTGATCATGACTTCACCCGCGCCGCGGCGTCGGACGACCTCACCCACACGTTGAACTACGATGCCGTTTGCCGCCGGCTCCGCGAACTCGGGGAGGGCCGCAACTGGCGGCTCATTGAGACGCTCGCCGTCGAGATCGCCGAGCTTCTGCGCAGGGAGTTCCGAGCCGCCAGGGTTCGCGTGATGATCAAGAAGTTCATCATCCCCGGAACCCGGTACGTGGCCGTCCGGATCGAGCGCGGTCCGTTGCGTCCGCCGGAGACCCCCCGCCAGCGCGTCATGCGCCAGATTGGCGGTGTCCCAGGCGGCCTGCGCTGA
- a CDS encoding NUDIX domain-containing protein codes for MQLPGCASLRHEGAPRNAHDLQPPCAYRSPVIRNVIFDWSGTLVDDLPAVWEASNHVFRQAGVTPLTLDEFRSEFRLPYQGFYEKFVPQVPLEQLETWFHGRFAECQDSVVPLPHARELLEFCAARELRQFLLTTVHPRHLAAQAETTGFGKYFERIYSGIADKRQQIRALVEENGLDPAATVFVGDMQHDVDTARHGGIHSVAVLTGYNSLGQLRESAPDLIVEHLGELRQLLERNGLRIGPTLSNPAPRHPVATVGALIRDDLGRMLLVRTSKWSDRWGIPGGKIEWGETSVDALRRELREETALEVTDIEFVCVQDAIHPPEFYRDAHFLLLNYTCRAPGVQTVRLNAEAQEFRWLAPEDTLKLPLNQPTRVLVERVLDAASDQVVTA; via the coding sequence ATGCAATTGCCGGGATGCGCGTCCCTGCGGCACGAGGGCGCGCCACGAAATGCTCATGACCTCCAACCACCCTGTGCCTATCGTTCCCCCGTGATCCGCAATGTGATCTTTGACTGGTCCGGAACGTTGGTGGATGACCTGCCGGCGGTCTGGGAAGCCAGCAACCATGTGTTTCGCCAGGCGGGGGTGACGCCGCTCACTCTCGACGAGTTCCGCTCCGAGTTCCGCCTGCCGTACCAGGGCTTCTACGAAAAGTTCGTCCCGCAGGTGCCCCTGGAACAGCTTGAGACTTGGTTCCATGGCAGGTTCGCCGAGTGTCAGGACTCGGTGGTCCCCCTGCCCCACGCCCGCGAGTTGCTCGAGTTCTGCGCCGCCCGGGAACTCCGACAGTTCCTGCTGACCACCGTCCACCCGAGGCACCTTGCAGCCCAGGCCGAAACCACCGGTTTCGGCAAATACTTCGAGCGCATCTACTCGGGAATCGCCGACAAACGGCAGCAGATCCGCGCGCTGGTCGAGGAGAACGGACTGGACCCGGCGGCCACCGTGTTTGTTGGCGACATGCAGCACGACGTGGACACCGCGAGGCACGGCGGCATCCACAGCGTCGCGGTGCTCACCGGATACAACTCGCTTGGACAACTGCGCGAGAGCGCCCCGGATCTGATCGTCGAGCACCTCGGCGAGCTGCGCCAACTGCTGGAGCGCAACGGCCTTCGCATCGGCCCCACCCTGTCGAACCCCGCGCCGCGTCATCCCGTCGCCACGGTCGGGGCCCTGATCCGGGACGACCTTGGGCGGATGCTCCTCGTGCGCACCAGTAAGTGGTCCGATCGGTGGGGCATCCCCGGCGGCAAGATTGAGTGGGGGGAAACCTCCGTGGACGCCCTCCGCCGGGAACTGCGCGAGGAAACCGCACTGGAAGTGACGGACATCGAGTTCGTCTGCGTGCAGGATGCCATCCATCCCCCCGAGTTCTACCGGGACGCGCACTTCCTGCTGCTGAATTACACCTGCCGCGCGCCCGGGGTGCAGACGGTGCGGCTGAACGCCGAGGCGCAGGAATTTCGGTGGCTGGCCCCCGAGGACACATTAAAGCTGCCGCTCAACCAGCCGACGCGTGTCCTGGTGGAGCGGGTGCTTGACGCGGCTTCCGACCAGGTGGTCACCGCGTGA
- a CDS encoding c-type cytochrome, which translates to MKTPLPYCSSRPGLLAGLLLGVDIAVAAALPSAGLNLPAVSAPNAGLKPLEYVPAPDRLPNYIPSERWGAQGEPIRTMQAPLSPAESRQRYVLPPGFEARLFAHEPDIFKPVCFAWDERGRLWIAETRDYPNELQPAGHGRDQIKICEDTDGDGVADKFTVFADKLSIPTTFAFADGGIVVMHSGAMELLRDTDGDDRADERRTLFTGWSMEDTHATASNLRMGPDGWMWGVVGYSGFRGTVGGRELRFSQGFFRFKPDGSAMEFVRSSNNNTWGLAFDENGIVFGSTANGNAYMYMPIANRFYEGVNGWSVSRIDSIANSQNIYPITDKVRQVDHHGRYTAAAGAAIYTARSFPMEYWNRVGFVCEPTGHLIGQFVLESMGANFVAHNMKSFLASDDEWAAPIIAEVGPDGALWFGDWYNYIIQHNPVPQGFQNGKGNAYETSLRDKSHGRIYRIVHQESKPAATPGRLDTASPMEQVAALKNDNLLWRNHAQRLLVERGQMDVVPELVNLVRNPATDGIGLNTAANHALWTLAGLGALNDATSDAFKAAVGALRHPAAGVRRNAATVLPRNAAGRDAVLASGALNDSDGQVKLAALLALAETPASDAAGAAIFAALNDAENAGDPWLTDAATAAGARNDRGFLAAALAASVTSEVLPGDAGPAVKRVAAHHGATATFGSVQPMLMAARTAAPAAAAPVLEGLAANWPADRRPELTRQEEAELVALMDALPEETRAALVSLADAWGRRDLFGPQIAAQSKELSDRVRNPDLADADRVKAAGRLIAFDDSEASLRTIAGQVSLQTSPELAAGLIRAIGNSRMEAAPDVLIGVWDGLTPGSRRAVILTLTRRPEWTIALLRSVESGKLIRSDIPAEVWTQLRRSRNRELADLARTLDQTRVSTDMEAALSRVRPLTEQTGNPANGRAVFAQNCAVCHVLDGEGTHIGPDLTGIGARPKGDFFVDIIDPNRSVEANFRLWTVTKRDDESVAGRLESESETAIEILDLSGQKHVVQRRDIKSLDVSPQSIMPGGFENLPAGDLTDLFEYLASSKVKH; encoded by the coding sequence ATGAAGACTCCACTCCCGTACTGTTCGTCGCGTCCCGGTCTGCTCGCCGGATTGCTGCTGGGCGTTGATATCGCGGTGGCCGCGGCGCTTCCCTCGGCCGGCCTGAATCTTCCCGCCGTTTCCGCGCCGAATGCGGGCCTGAAGCCGCTGGAATACGTGCCGGCGCCCGACCGCCTGCCGAACTACATCCCGAGCGAGCGCTGGGGAGCCCAGGGTGAGCCGATCCGCACGATGCAGGCGCCGCTCAGTCCTGCGGAATCGCGGCAGCGCTACGTCCTGCCGCCCGGCTTCGAAGCCCGGCTCTTCGCCCACGAGCCCGACATCTTCAAACCGGTCTGTTTCGCCTGGGATGAACGCGGACGCCTCTGGATCGCCGAAACCCGCGACTACCCCAACGAACTGCAGCCTGCCGGACACGGCCGTGATCAGATCAAGATCTGCGAGGATACCGATGGCGACGGCGTCGCCGACAAGTTCACGGTCTTCGCCGACAAGCTCAGCATCCCCACCACATTCGCCTTTGCGGACGGCGGCATCGTCGTCATGCACTCGGGTGCGATGGAGCTCCTCAGGGACACCGATGGCGATGACCGGGCGGACGAGCGGAGGACGCTCTTCACCGGCTGGAGCATGGAGGACACCCACGCGACCGCGAGCAACCTGCGCATGGGTCCCGACGGATGGATGTGGGGTGTCGTCGGCTACTCCGGCTTTCGCGGCACGGTCGGAGGCAGGGAACTCCGCTTCAGCCAGGGCTTCTTCCGTTTCAAACCCGACGGATCAGCCATGGAATTTGTCCGCTCCAGCAACAACAACACCTGGGGCCTTGCCTTTGACGAAAACGGCATCGTCTTCGGCTCCACCGCCAACGGCAACGCCTACATGTACATGCCGATTGCCAATCGCTTCTACGAGGGGGTGAACGGCTGGTCGGTCAGCCGGATTGATTCCATCGCGAACAGCCAGAACATTTATCCGATCACGGACAAGGTCCGGCAGGTGGACCACCATGGCCGCTACACGGCCGCCGCCGGTGCGGCGATCTACACCGCCCGAAGCTTTCCGATGGAGTATTGGAACCGCGTCGGCTTTGTCTGCGAGCCCACTGGCCATCTCATCGGCCAGTTCGTCCTCGAGTCCATGGGGGCGAATTTCGTCGCCCACAACATGAAGTCCTTCCTGGCTTCCGACGACGAGTGGGCCGCGCCCATCATCGCGGAGGTGGGTCCCGACGGCGCCCTGTGGTTTGGCGACTGGTACAATTACATCATCCAGCACAATCCCGTGCCGCAGGGGTTCCAGAACGGAAAGGGAAACGCATATGAGACCTCCCTTCGGGACAAGTCCCACGGACGGATCTACCGGATCGTTCACCAGGAATCGAAACCCGCGGCCACGCCCGGCCGCCTGGACACGGCCTCACCCATGGAACAGGTCGCCGCGCTCAAGAACGACAATCTGCTCTGGCGGAACCACGCGCAGCGGCTCCTCGTCGAGCGCGGGCAAATGGACGTCGTGCCGGAGCTCGTGAATCTGGTCCGCAACCCCGCCACGGATGGCATCGGCTTGAACACCGCCGCCAACCACGCGCTCTGGACGCTTGCCGGGCTGGGGGCGCTGAACGACGCAACGTCCGATGCCTTCAAGGCGGCGGTCGGGGCGCTCAGACATCCTGCCGCAGGGGTCCGGCGCAACGCCGCCACCGTGCTGCCGCGAAATGCCGCCGGCCGTGATGCCGTGCTGGCGTCCGGTGCGCTGAACGACAGCGACGGCCAGGTGAAGCTCGCCGCGCTGCTCGCCCTCGCCGAAACCCCGGCTTCCGATGCCGCGGGCGCCGCGATCTTCGCCGCTCTGAACGACGCGGAGAACGCCGGCGACCCGTGGCTGACCGACGCCGCAACGGCCGCGGGCGCTCGCAACGACCGGGGCTTCCTCGCCGCCGCCCTTGCGGCATCGGTGACGTCCGAGGTCCTGCCGGGCGACGCCGGGCCCGCCGTGAAACGGGTGGCCGCCCACCACGGTGCCACCGCCACGTTCGGGTCGGTCCAACCGATGCTGATGGCCGCCCGAACGGCCGCGCCCGCGGCCGCGGCCCCCGTGCTGGAAGGCCTCGCGGCGAACTGGCCCGCAGACAGGCGTCCGGAGCTGACGCGTCAGGAGGAGGCCGAACTCGTCGCACTGATGGATGCGCTCCCCGAGGAAACCAGGGCGGCCCTGGTCTCCCTGGCCGACGCGTGGGGACGCCGCGACCTCTTCGGTCCGCAGATTGCGGCCCAGTCGAAGGAGCTCTCCGACCGGGTCAGGAATCCCGACCTGGCCGACGCCGACCGCGTGAAGGCGGCCGGGCGGCTCATTGCTTTTGACGATTCCGAGGCATCCCTGCGGACGATCGCCGGACAGGTCAGCCTGCAGACCTCCCCGGAACTGGCCGCCGGCCTGATCCGGGCCATCGGCAACAGCCGGATGGAAGCCGCTCCCGATGTGCTGATCGGGGTCTGGGACGGCCTCACGCCCGGGTCCCGCCGCGCCGTGATTCTCACGCTGACCCGCCGACCCGAGTGGACCATCGCGCTGCTCAGGAGCGTTGAGTCGGGAAAGCTCATCCGCTCCGACATTCCCGCCGAAGTCTGGACCCAGCTCCGCCGCAGCCGGAATCGTGAGCTTGCCGATCTGGCCCGCACGCTGGATCAGACCCGCGTCAGCACCGACATGGAGGCCGCCCTCTCGCGGGTCCGTCCGCTCACCGAGCAGACCGGCAACCCCGCCAACGGCAGGGCGGTCTTTGCGCAGAACTGCGCGGTTTGCCACGTGCTCGACGGCGAAGGAACGCACATTGGGCCCGACCTCACCGGCATCGGCGCGCGGCCCAAGGGCGACTTCTTCGTGGACATCATTGATCCGAACCGTTCGGTCGAGGCCAACTTCCGCCTGTGGACCGTGACGAAGCGGGACGACGAATCTGTTGCCGGCCGCCTCGAGTCCGAGAGCGAAACCGCCATCGAAATCCTTGATCTCTCCGGCCAGAAACACGTGGTGCAGCGCAGGGACATCAAATCGCTCGATGTCTCCCCGCAATCCATCATGCCCGGAGGCTTCGAGAATCTGCCGGCCGGCGATCTCACCGACCTCTTCGAGTATCTGGCCTCCAGCAAGGTCAAACATTGA